A single region of the Thermodesulfobacteriota bacterium genome encodes:
- a CDS encoding DUF1178 family protein, which translates to MIAYDLQCSSGHTFEGWFEDGKAYYDQKKRGLVTCPVCNDTSVSRVPSTFAIKASQRPANFPAKQPELDKIGSKIVDFVQKNFDDVGCDFAKEALKIHYGAVEPRNIRGISTKEEEKTLEEEGIEFFKIPMPTTPDTDA; encoded by the coding sequence TACTTTTGAAGGTTGGTTTGAAGATGGAAAAGCATATTACGACCAGAAAAAAAGAGGTCTGGTCACCTGTCCGGTGTGCAATGACACCTCTGTTTCCAGGGTTCCTTCCACCTTTGCTATCAAAGCATCACAAAGACCGGCAAATTTTCCCGCCAAACAGCCCGAGCTTGATAAAATCGGCAGTAAAATAGTCGATTTTGTGCAGAAAAATTTTGATGATGTTGGCTGCGATTTTGCCAAAGAAGCACTCAAAATTCATTATGGAGCCGTTGAGCCGAGAAATATCAGGGGTATCAGCACAAAAGAAGAAGAAAAAACTCTGGAGGAAGAAGGCATAGAGTTTTTTAAAATTCCCATGCCAACCACGCCTGATACCGATGCATAG